From Sporocytophaga myxococcoides, the proteins below share one genomic window:
- a CDS encoding DUF4199 domain-containing protein gives MDKRVSYGLITGSAAGIWLVVYYEYIYRIAPFLGLIGWIILGIGIYLGIKTARECIYQGKISFSQAVMAGVIISFFAGLVTGIFNFIYVKWINTNFLEFLISESKNLMTGKASPEEIQKQIEEIKKSFSPSQQFFASVTGTLFYGLIISLVVAIILRNKNPHDFSQPGQKKSDNDSIVDTDNEEIK, from the coding sequence ATGGATAAAAGAGTTTCATACGGCCTGATTACAGGCTCTGCAGCAGGCATTTGGCTTGTTGTTTATTACGAATACATATACAGAATTGCACCTTTCTTAGGTTTAATAGGTTGGATAATTCTTGGTATCGGAATTTATTTAGGCATAAAAACTGCCAGAGAATGCATCTACCAGGGAAAAATATCTTTTAGCCAAGCAGTTATGGCAGGAGTAATTATCTCATTTTTCGCAGGTCTTGTAACCGGAATTTTTAATTTTATTTATGTTAAATGGATTAACACCAATTTCCTTGAATTTTTAATTTCGGAAAGTAAAAATCTAATGACAGGAAAAGCGAGTCCGGAAGAAATTCAGAAACAAATTGAAGAAATCAAAAAAAGCTTTTCTCCTTCACAGCAATTTTTCGCTTCAGTAACAGGAACTCTGTTTTATGGACTCATAATCTCCCTTGTTGTCGCTATAATTCTAAGGAATAAAAACCCGCACGATTTTTCACAACCAGGGCAAAAAAAGTCTGACAATGACTCAATCGTCGATACTGACAATGAAGAAATTAAATAA
- a CDS encoding peptidoglycan DD-metalloendopeptidase family protein: MHKKQLRIFILATLIITSALILFFFLTIDRSNNEIEALKEEQRIDTIEQLPPPAPVIQYGMNIDSLSIIEEKVKKNENFTSILQKYNVPKEVINQLITESKNKFKVSKIQAGKSYDVLRSKKDSVARGFIYYGDPTQTIVFKTTPLEVLVDLKPTDTIERRTGGTITGSLYETLQQINAPAVLAYELSKIFARKVDFFKIQQGDNFKIIFDEVTLDGQPLNVKRIHSVCFEHDNKKYYAFNFGKNGKDAFYDEDGNSLQQGGFLKSPLKFFRISSKFSKRRFHPVQKVFKAHLGTDYAAPTGTPIMTVADGVVTEAKFAVFNGNYVKIKHNKTHTTQYLHMSRIAKGMKPGTKVKQGQVIGYVGSTGLASGPHVCFRFWENGKQIDGTKVKTIKGDPVKKSDMKQFKALRDEMLAGLDDINVTEEAQANTSDKSQNQFSK; encoded by the coding sequence ATGCACAAAAAGCAATTAAGAATTTTCATTCTTGCAACCTTAATTATTACGTCGGCTCTGATATTATTTTTCTTTTTAACGATAGACAGATCGAACAACGAAATAGAAGCACTGAAAGAAGAACAAAGGATTGATACAATAGAGCAACTCCCTCCTCCGGCTCCGGTTATCCAATACGGAATGAACATTGATTCTTTATCTATCATAGAAGAAAAGGTAAAGAAGAATGAAAATTTCACTTCAATCCTTCAAAAATATAATGTACCCAAAGAGGTGATTAACCAGCTTATAACAGAATCAAAAAACAAATTCAAAGTAAGTAAAATACAAGCAGGTAAATCTTATGATGTTTTAAGATCTAAAAAAGACTCAGTAGCCAGAGGATTCATTTATTATGGAGATCCTACCCAGACTATTGTATTCAAAACAACTCCATTGGAAGTACTTGTAGACCTGAAACCCACTGATACAATAGAAAGAAGGACTGGTGGTACTATCACTGGCTCCCTTTATGAAACTCTTCAACAGATCAATGCACCCGCTGTATTGGCATATGAGCTTTCAAAAATTTTCGCAAGAAAAGTCGATTTTTTTAAAATACAGCAAGGGGATAATTTTAAAATTATATTTGACGAGGTTACACTTGATGGACAACCTCTGAATGTTAAGAGAATTCATTCAGTATGCTTTGAGCATGACAATAAAAAATATTACGCTTTTAATTTCGGAAAGAATGGCAAAGATGCCTTTTATGATGAAGATGGAAATAGTCTTCAGCAAGGGGGATTCTTAAAATCTCCTTTAAAATTCTTCCGGATTAGCTCCAAGTTTTCTAAAAGAAGATTTCACCCTGTCCAAAAAGTATTTAAGGCTCACCTTGGAACGGATTATGCAGCTCCCACAGGAACGCCTATAATGACAGTCGCTGACGGAGTAGTTACAGAAGCTAAGTTTGCTGTATTTAATGGAAACTATGTTAAGATAAAACACAATAAAACTCATACTACTCAATACCTTCACATGTCAAGAATAGCAAAAGGCATGAAACCGGGAACCAAGGTAAAACAGGGGCAGGTTATTGGTTATGTTGGCAGCACAGGGCTCGCAAGCGGCCCCCATGTTTGTTTCCGGTTTTGGGAAAATGGAAAGCAAATAGATGGGACAAAAGTGAAGACTATTAAAGGGGATCCCGTTAAAAAATCAGATATGAAACAGTTCAAAGCACTCAGGGACGAAATGCTTGCTGGTCTGGATGATATAAATGTAACAGAAGAAGCTCAAGCCAATACATCAGACAAATCACAAAATCAGTTTTCTAAATAA
- a CDS encoding trans-sulfuration enzyme family protein, with the protein MEQQFDHFETNAIRNQMERTYNREHTAPIYMTSSFVFEDAEQARALFADEYPGNIYTRFSNPNNSEFIEKICKMEGAEDGFALASGMSAVFTSMAAFLKSGDHILVSRSVFGSTIQILTNIFTRWGITHTFADIDKPDTWEGLIQKNTKMIMVETPSNPALDLIDLEWLGKLANKHNIILNVDNCFATPYLQQPIKWGAHIVNHSATKFIDGQGRAIGGIIVGSKELIKEVRFFSRHTGPALSPFNAWIFSKSLETLAVRMDRHCDNALKLAEYLENHPEIESVKYPFLKSHPQYALAKKQMKAGGGIVTFIIKGGLERGRDFLNACIMATNSANLGDSRTITTHPASTTHSKLTEQDRLAVGILPGLIRVSVGLENIEDIIKDIEQALEKSKVSVAVNN; encoded by the coding sequence ATGGAGCAGCAATTTGATCATTTTGAAACCAACGCGATTAGAAATCAGATGGAGAGAACTTATAACAGGGAGCATACTGCCCCTATTTATATGACCTCCAGTTTTGTATTTGAAGACGCGGAGCAGGCACGTGCACTCTTCGCAGACGAATATCCGGGCAATATTTATACACGTTTTTCCAATCCAAATAACTCGGAATTTATTGAAAAAATCTGCAAGATGGAAGGCGCCGAAGATGGCTTTGCACTTGCATCCGGAATGTCTGCGGTATTTACCAGCATGGCCGCTTTTTTGAAATCAGGTGATCATATTCTTGTCTCAAGATCTGTTTTCGGATCTACCATTCAGATTCTTACTAACATCTTTACCAGATGGGGAATCACACATACATTTGCTGATATAGACAAACCTGATACCTGGGAAGGCTTGATACAAAAAAACACCAAAATGATTATGGTGGAAACCCCTTCCAATCCTGCACTGGATCTGATAGATCTTGAGTGGTTGGGCAAACTAGCTAACAAACACAACATCATTCTTAATGTTGACAATTGTTTTGCTACTCCTTATCTACAGCAGCCAATTAAATGGGGGGCTCATATAGTTAACCACTCCGCTACAAAATTTATAGACGGACAAGGAAGAGCAATCGGTGGAATCATTGTTGGAAGCAAAGAATTAATCAAAGAAGTAAGATTCTTCAGCAGACATACAGGTCCGGCTTTATCACCATTTAATGCCTGGATCTTTTCAAAAAGCCTTGAAACACTGGCTGTAAGAATGGACAGACACTGTGACAATGCTTTAAAGCTAGCTGAATATCTTGAAAATCATCCTGAAATAGAATCTGTTAAATATCCTTTCTTAAAAAGCCATCCCCAATACGCTCTTGCTAAAAAACAAATGAAAGCCGGAGGCGGTATAGTTACGTTTATCATAAAAGGAGGATTGGAAAGAGGAAGAGACTTTCTTAATGCCTGTATTATGGCGACAAACAGCGCTAATCTTGGTGATTCAAGAACAATTACAACACACCCTGCCTCTACCACACATTCCAAACTTACTGAACAAGACAGACTGGCTGTTGGTATTCTACCTGGATTAATCAGAGTTTCTGTCGGCCTTGAAAACATAGAAGATATCATCAAAGATATAGAACAGGCACTTGAGAAATCCAAAGTGAGTGTAGCAGTCAATAATTAA
- a CDS encoding OsmC family protein, protein MLIKLDRRNDAYHFEASNEQGNHVNIDASPAIGGQNLGARPMELLLMGLGGCSAIDVLSILKKQRVEIADFKIEINGEREPEAVPSLFQDIHIKFIVKGPVDTSKVEKAIVLSLDKYCSVAKTLEKTAKITWSLDVV, encoded by the coding sequence ATGCTTATTAAACTAGACAGACGTAACGATGCTTATCATTTTGAAGCATCCAACGAACAGGGAAACCATGTAAACATCGACGCTTCTCCTGCCATTGGCGGGCAAAACCTCGGTGCAAGACCAATGGAATTGCTCCTAATGGGATTAGGAGGTTGCAGTGCTATTGATGTTTTATCGATTCTGAAAAAACAAAGAGTAGAAATTGCAGATTTTAAAATTGAAATCAACGGAGAAAGAGAACCTGAAGCAGTCCCTTCTTTATTTCAGGACATTCATATCAAATTTATTGTAAAAGGGCCGGTTGACACATCCAAAGTTGAGAAAGCAATTGTATTGTCTCTGGACAAATACTGTTCAGTAGCAAAGACCCTTGAAAAAACGGCCAAAATTACCTGGTCTCTTGATGTAGTCTAG
- a CDS encoding nitrite reductase has protein sequence MSTELKVNKELLDKINPEAKEDILELQTKIQAFRNLELDHDKFRAFRLARGVYGQRQEGVQMVRIKLPFGKVSPLQLVRIADISDRYAAHNLHLTTRQDIQIHFVKLENAPKVWAELEEVGVTLREACGNTVRNITASSEAGIDPEELFDVTPYAHAAFKFFLRNPVCQEMGRKFKISFSSSEKDTAFGFMHDLGFIPRVKTENGKEVRGFKVFLGGGLGAQPFLAHVAYEFLPEDQMIPLIETVIRVFDRHGERSKRHKARLKYLVNGIGFEAFMKLVEGEKKAIKCKSFIVDRDAVETSIPGPERTYSTTAPSDPQKYENWLKTNVFEQKQKGFYGVNVKQFLGDMATDTAREFAAIVQKYASDDIRITVNQGWLLKYVRKEALTGLFNELDKLGLADPGFDSTVDITACPGTDTCNLAISSSTGISGELERMMKEEFPDLIFNKNIKIKISGCMNACGQHTIANIGFHGMSIKNGNYVLPAMQLLLGGGVEPDGSGSIADKVVKLPTKRCPDAVRLILADYDEFAFEGEYFNDYYRRQIAADKTYFYKKLKPLAELSTLSELDYIDWGHTEKYVTEVGVGECAGVMLDLVGTLINETEDKLKWAKRAYDKDAFADSIYQSYATFICGAKALLTSENINCNTHIGIVKDFDTHFIAKGQLEVDGGSFEKLVLKMSEHEPTQEFAKVYLEEVTDFLTKVRAYRAQKLLVNG, from the coding sequence ATGAGCACAGAATTAAAAGTAAACAAAGAATTACTAGACAAGATCAATCCTGAAGCTAAGGAGGATATTTTGGAATTGCAAACCAAAATTCAGGCTTTCAGAAATCTTGAATTGGATCATGATAAATTCAGAGCTTTCCGATTGGCAAGAGGTGTGTATGGCCAGCGTCAGGAAGGTGTACAGATGGTACGTATAAAACTTCCTTTTGGAAAGGTTTCGCCTTTACAGTTAGTTAGAATTGCTGATATATCGGATCGTTATGCAGCTCATAATTTGCATTTAACAACCCGTCAGGATATTCAGATTCACTTTGTAAAGCTGGAAAATGCACCCAAAGTGTGGGCTGAACTGGAGGAAGTTGGCGTAACTCTTAGAGAAGCATGCGGAAATACTGTTCGTAATATTACAGCTTCTTCTGAAGCAGGGATTGATCCGGAAGAGTTATTCGATGTTACTCCCTATGCTCATGCTGCTTTTAAGTTCTTCCTCAGAAATCCTGTTTGCCAGGAAATGGGAAGGAAATTTAAGATTTCCTTTTCAAGCAGCGAGAAAGATACTGCATTTGGTTTTATGCATGATCTTGGTTTTATACCAAGGGTAAAAACTGAAAACGGAAAAGAAGTCAGAGGATTTAAAGTATTCTTAGGAGGAGGGCTTGGTGCTCAGCCTTTCCTGGCTCACGTTGCTTATGAATTCTTACCGGAAGATCAGATGATTCCATTAATCGAAACGGTAATAAGGGTTTTTGACAGACATGGAGAAAGAAGTAAAAGGCATAAAGCTCGTTTAAAATATCTTGTAAACGGTATTGGCTTCGAAGCGTTCATGAAGCTTGTAGAAGGAGAGAAAAAGGCTATAAAATGCAAGTCATTTATTGTTGATAGAGATGCCGTAGAAACTAGTATTCCCGGACCTGAGAGAACTTATTCTACAACAGCTCCTTCAGATCCTCAGAAATACGAGAACTGGTTAAAGACCAATGTTTTCGAGCAAAAGCAAAAAGGATTTTATGGTGTAAATGTGAAGCAGTTCCTGGGCGATATGGCAACAGATACTGCAAGAGAATTTGCTGCCATAGTACAAAAATATGCTTCGGATGATATCAGAATTACGGTAAACCAAGGCTGGTTGTTGAAATATGTCAGAAAAGAAGCTTTAACAGGTTTGTTTAATGAGTTGGATAAGCTTGGTCTTGCAGATCCTGGTTTTGACAGCACTGTTGATATCACTGCATGTCCGGGAACAGATACATGTAACCTTGCTATCAGCAGCAGTACCGGAATTTCTGGAGAGCTTGAGAGAATGATGAAAGAGGAATTTCCTGATCTTATCTTTAATAAAAACATCAAAATTAAAATCAGTGGTTGTATGAACGCCTGCGGCCAGCATACCATTGCTAATATAGGTTTTCATGGGATGTCCATTAAAAATGGAAACTATGTATTGCCTGCAATGCAATTACTTCTGGGTGGTGGAGTAGAACCGGATGGATCTGGAAGTATTGCGGATAAAGTTGTTAAACTTCCTACAAAAAGATGTCCTGATGCAGTTAGATTAATTCTTGCAGATTACGATGAGTTTGCATTTGAAGGGGAGTATTTCAATGACTATTATAGAAGGCAAATAGCAGCTGACAAAACTTATTTCTATAAGAAGTTAAAGCCTCTTGCTGAATTGTCAACACTTTCAGAGCTTGATTACATTGACTGGGGGCATACCGAAAAATATGTGACTGAAGTTGGGGTTGGTGAATGCGCCGGGGTTATGCTTGACCTTGTTGGGACTCTGATAAATGAAACCGAAGATAAATTAAAGTGGGCTAAAAGAGCTTATGATAAAGATGCTTTTGCAGACAGTATTTATCAGTCTTATGCTACGTTTATCTGCGGAGCAAAAGCTTTGTTAACTTCGGAAAATATCAATTGCAATACACATATCGGTATAGTAAAAGATTTTGATACACACTTTATAGCTAAAGGACAATTGGAAGTAGATGGAGGTTCATTTGAGAAACTAGTTCTGAAGATGAGCGAACATGAGCCAACACAGGAGTTTGCTAAAGTTTACCTGGAAGAAGTAACAGATTTTCTAACAAAGGTAAGGGCATACAGAGCACAAAAGTTATTGGTAAACGGATAA
- the cobA gene encoding uroporphyrinogen-III C-methyltransferase: MKSARLTLVGAGPGDPELITLKGIKALAEADVVLYDALIHPEILNHIPANTPKVFVGKKKGVCQFPQEDINKLIVEHAFKYGHVVRLKGGDPFIFGRGHEELVYAQSFDIPTTVIPGISSSIAVPELQGIPLTRRGVNDSFWVLTGTTRNHELSSDIEIAARSNATVVILMGMTKLKEIVSIFQEQNKGEIPVAVIQNGTMPDEKIGLGTIDTIVDVVDDLKLSSPAVIVIGKVVDLHPDFVNEFIYQEKVRLKDTKGAMNTETKEFYRKLFNW; the protein is encoded by the coding sequence ATGAAGAGTGCAAGATTAACATTGGTTGGTGCTGGTCCCGGAGATCCGGAGCTGATAACGCTTAAGGGAATAAAAGCCCTTGCTGAAGCTGATGTTGTCTTGTATGACGCACTTATTCATCCTGAAATCCTTAATCATATTCCTGCAAATACACCTAAGGTATTTGTGGGAAAAAAGAAGGGTGTATGTCAGTTTCCTCAGGAAGATATAAACAAACTGATTGTTGAGCATGCTTTTAAATATGGCCATGTTGTAAGATTAAAAGGGGGAGATCCTTTTATTTTTGGTCGCGGTCATGAAGAGCTGGTCTATGCGCAGTCCTTTGATATTCCGACAACTGTAATTCCGGGTATATCAAGTTCAATTGCTGTGCCGGAGTTGCAGGGAATTCCTCTTACAAGACGGGGGGTTAATGATAGTTTCTGGGTGCTTACCGGAACTACCCGAAATCATGAACTGTCTTCTGATATTGAAATAGCAGCACGTTCAAATGCTACAGTTGTCATTCTGATGGGGATGACAAAACTAAAAGAAATTGTTTCTATATTTCAGGAACAAAATAAAGGCGAGATACCTGTGGCTGTCATTCAAAACGGAACTATGCCTGATGAGAAGATTGGTCTGGGTACGATTGATACAATCGTTGATGTAGTTGATGATTTAAAACTTTCTTCTCCCGCTGTAATTGTGATAGGCAAAGTAGTTGATCTGCATCCTGATTTTGTAAACGAATTTATTTATCAGGAAAAGGTAAGACTTAAAGATACCAAAGGGGCGAT